A genomic window from Salinicoccus sp. RF5 includes:
- a CDS encoding bacteriophage abortive infection AbiH family protein, with amino-acid sequence MDKLFVIGNGFDLSHGLKTTYKDFRDFIINKYGVNSRDYIFKDIEGSYNSENDTLEFEGEELATFIVKIIDEAELDVQYKNMGKITSSGNWQDFEKYLGEVDFNPFLDEVNILFDEDDDEELFRMPKRYEEASNNYYNAFIHVKRLFKEWINSIDTSHVIPKDDFLDLINDNCEFLTFNYTTLLEDIYEVDEVSYIHGNHITYEDIIMGHGNKYKTIEYTYPIVEENFHKIHSILEKDVDKCIQNHKGFFDSLKHITEIYSYGFSFAEVDLPYIDEICKNVNTKKVTWYLSDYSSPKETEEFKMKVTKSGFKGYFDTFHIK; translated from the coding sequence ATGGATAAACTTTTTGTAATAGGAAATGGTTTTGATTTGAGTCATGGTTTAAAAACTACTTACAAAGATTTTAGAGATTTTATAATAAATAAGTATGGAGTGAATTCAAGAGACTACATTTTTAAGGATATCGAAGGTAGTTACAATTCCGAAAATGATACATTAGAGTTTGAAGGAGAGGAACTCGCAACGTTTATTGTGAAGATAATAGATGAAGCTGAATTGGATGTACAATATAAAAACATGGGTAAGATTACTAGTAGTGGTAATTGGCAAGATTTTGAAAAATATCTTGGAGAAGTTGATTTTAATCCTTTTTTAGATGAGGTGAACATTTTATTCGACGAAGACGATGATGAAGAACTATTCAGGATGCCAAAAAGATATGAAGAAGCTTCAAATAATTATTATAATGCTTTTATTCATGTAAAAAGATTATTCAAAGAATGGATTAATTCAATCGATACTTCTCATGTTATACCTAAAGATGATTTTTTGGATTTAATTAATGATAATTGTGAATTTTTAACTTTTAATTACACTACTTTACTCGAAGATATTTATGAAGTTGATGAAGTGAGTTATATCCATGGTAATCATATAACATATGAAGATATAATTATGGGTCATGGAAATAAGTATAAGACAATTGAATATACATATCCGATTGTCGAAGAAAACTTCCACAAAATTCATTCTATTTTAGAGAAAGATGTTGATAAGTGTATACAAAATCATAAGGGCTTTTTTGACTCTCTGAAGCATATTACAGAAATATATTCTTATGGCTTTTCTTTTGCCGAAGTTGATCTGCCATATATTGATGAAATATGTAAAAACGTAAATACTAAGAAAGTGACATGGTACTTATCTGACTACTCGTCTCCTAAGGAAACAGAAGAATTCAAAATGAAAGTAACAAAGAGTGGATTTAAAGGTTATTTTGACACTTTTCATATAAAATGA
- a CDS encoding type I restriction endonuclease subunit R — MQSFFNEDDLEHLSLEWFESLGYEIKHGNDIDHTGIAAERTSNEDVILNHRLESTLRRINPDVADSAIKQAVHQISVEQSPRLIENNRIFHEYMTNGIEVEHYNADGETLVDLVYLFDFHNPEQNDFLAVSQLVVNKGGVQKIPDIVLFVNGLPLVVLELKNATNEQVGMFEGFNQLQTYKTTIPQLFNHNAFMVTSDGVNTRFGSLTADFDRFMHWRSQDGRTEATSSVPSLEVLIHGMLNKHVLLDILKYFTLFQDSGDGKVVKIVAAYHQYYAVNKAVESTLNASSETGDGKGGVIWHTQGSGKSLTMVFFSGKLIQVMNNPTIVVLTDRNDLDNQLFGTFAASKGRAGKGLLRQTPKQAESRKELIDLLSVESGGIVFTTMQKFAPEEEEAAMRTLTDRKNVVVLADEAHRTQYGFSARMGAKGDAVKYGYAKYLRDALPNASFVGFTGTPVASTDKNTEMVFGNYIDVYDMTQSVKDGSTVKIYYESRIIPLNMPKGLDIDSDYEDITEGQEDSIKDRLKSKWSRVEALAGSEPRLKKMAQDIIQHFETRQEATIGKGMIVTMSRRIAVNLYDEIIRQKPEWHSDDDHKGVLKVVMTGQSSDPPNFQRHIGPKKRRDLLEKRMKDVDDELKLVIVRDMWLTGFDVPSLHTMYIDKPMKGHNLMQAIARVNRVFKDKPGGLIVDYIGIADSLKEALKEYTADDRDQTGIDTDKAVELMLMKYDVIQDMLYQHDYSGYSSDSRSTRYKAFNDTINYILSLGETEKKRFINTVTELSKAYALCATEPDAQALNKEIAFLKSVKSGLVKLLSPPDGDKPKKTPAEIDAEINQLVSKSVVTDEVVDIYESLGLEHPDLSILSDEFLEDVKALPQKNVAIALLDRLLKGKVKSLMRTNATQSKKFSEMLDNAINQYNKRSITSAITVEELIDIAKKLEEARKKGEALGLSADEIAFYDALSNHETAKAVMGDEKLRAIAHELTKAIKENMTIDWHKRENVQAKIRVTVRRLLKEYGYPPDLQRMAVENVVEQAELMASNT, encoded by the coding sequence ATGCAGAGCTTCTTCAACGAGGATGACCTGGAACACCTGTCTTTGGAATGGTTTGAATCCTTGGGCTATGAAATTAAACATGGGAATGACATCGATCATACCGGCATCGCCGCAGAACGCACCAGCAATGAGGATGTGATCCTTAACCATCGGCTGGAATCCACACTCCGAAGAATCAATCCGGACGTCGCTGACAGCGCCATTAAACAAGCAGTCCATCAGATTTCTGTGGAACAGTCGCCCCGCCTGATTGAAAACAACCGGATCTTTCACGAGTATATGACCAACGGTATTGAAGTCGAACACTATAACGCCGACGGAGAAACACTCGTGGACCTCGTCTATCTCTTTGATTTCCATAATCCGGAACAGAATGACTTCCTGGCTGTAAGTCAGTTGGTGGTAAATAAAGGGGGCGTCCAGAAGATACCGGATATTGTGCTTTTCGTTAACGGATTGCCGCTCGTGGTACTGGAACTCAAAAATGCGACCAATGAGCAGGTCGGCATGTTTGAAGGCTTCAATCAGCTCCAGACCTACAAGACCACCATCCCTCAACTTTTCAACCACAATGCCTTTATGGTGACCTCGGATGGGGTGAACACCCGGTTCGGTTCATTGACGGCCGATTTTGATCGATTCATGCATTGGCGCTCACAGGATGGTCGGACGGAAGCCACTTCCAGTGTCCCAAGCCTTGAAGTCCTCATCCATGGCATGCTCAATAAGCATGTTCTTTTGGATATTCTCAAGTATTTTACGCTGTTTCAGGATAGTGGAGATGGGAAAGTGGTCAAGATCGTCGCGGCCTATCACCAGTATTATGCTGTAAATAAAGCGGTGGAAAGCACACTCAATGCATCATCAGAAACTGGGGATGGCAAAGGTGGGGTCATTTGGCATACACAAGGGTCCGGGAAAAGTTTGACCATGGTCTTTTTCAGTGGCAAATTGATTCAGGTTATGAACAACCCCACCATCGTCGTTTTGACCGATCGGAATGATCTGGACAATCAACTCTTCGGTACTTTCGCTGCCTCTAAAGGCCGTGCAGGCAAGGGCCTGCTCCGGCAGACCCCGAAGCAGGCCGAGAGCCGCAAGGAACTGATTGATCTGTTGTCTGTGGAATCCGGCGGTATTGTCTTCACCACCATGCAGAAGTTCGCACCGGAGGAAGAGGAAGCCGCCATGCGGACCCTGACCGACCGAAAAAATGTGGTGGTTCTGGCAGATGAAGCCCACCGCACCCAATATGGCTTCAGTGCAAGAATGGGGGCAAAAGGGGACGCTGTCAAATACGGTTATGCGAAATATTTGCGGGATGCCCTGCCGAACGCATCTTTCGTTGGATTCACGGGGACTCCTGTGGCCTCCACAGATAAAAATACAGAAATGGTGTTTGGCAACTATATCGATGTATATGATATGACCCAGTCCGTTAAAGATGGCTCCACTGTCAAAATCTATTATGAGAGCCGCATCATTCCATTGAATATGCCAAAAGGCCTGGATATTGATTCGGACTACGAAGACATTACCGAGGGCCAAGAGGACAGCATCAAAGATCGGCTGAAATCCAAGTGGTCTCGGGTCGAGGCGCTTGCCGGATCGGAACCCCGCCTTAAAAAAATGGCCCAGGACATCATTCAACATTTTGAAACCCGGCAGGAAGCCACAATCGGCAAAGGCATGATTGTCACGATGAGCCGTCGCATCGCAGTGAACCTGTATGATGAAATCATTCGTCAGAAACCGGAATGGCACTCGGATGATGACCATAAGGGCGTCCTCAAAGTAGTAATGACCGGCCAGTCAAGTGACCCACCAAATTTCCAACGCCATATCGGCCCCAAGAAACGCCGGGATCTGCTCGAGAAACGGATGAAGGATGTTGACGATGAACTGAAACTGGTCATCGTCCGGGACATGTGGCTGACCGGCTTTGACGTGCCGTCCCTGCATACGATGTATATTGATAAACCAATGAAGGGGCATAACCTGATGCAGGCCATTGCCCGGGTCAATCGGGTGTTCAAGGATAAGCCGGGTGGATTGATTGTCGACTACATCGGTATCGCGGACAGTCTGAAGGAAGCCCTCAAGGAGTACACGGCAGACGACCGGGATCAGACTGGCATCGATACGGATAAAGCCGTAGAACTGATGTTGATGAAGTATGATGTCATCCAGGATATGTTGTACCAGCATGACTACTCGGGTTACAGCTCAGACAGTCGTAGCACCCGTTATAAAGCTTTCAACGATACAATCAACTACATCTTGTCTCTTGGAGAAACAGAGAAAAAACGTTTCATCAATACTGTCACGGAACTCTCCAAAGCTTATGCCCTCTGCGCCACCGAACCTGATGCTCAGGCGCTAAACAAGGAGATAGCCTTCCTGAAGTCCGTGAAATCCGGACTCGTCAAACTGTTATCCCCACCGGATGGAGATAAACCTAAAAAAACACCTGCCGAAATTGATGCAGAAATCAATCAGCTGGTGTCCAAATCCGTCGTTACCGATGAAGTGGTAGATATCTATGAGTCACTGGGCCTCGAACATCCGGACCTCTCGATTCTCTCTGATGAGTTTCTGGAGGATGTCAAAGCCCTCCCACAGAAAAATGTCGCCATTGCATTGCTGGATCGGCTATTGAAAGGGAAAGTAAAGTCCCTGATGCGCACCAACGCGACCCAGTCGAAGAAGTTCTCTGAGATGCTGGACAATGCCATCAATCAATATAATAAACGATCTATCACTTCTGCCATAACAGTCGAAGAACTAATAGACATTGCAAAAAAGTTGGAAGAAGCCAGAAAAAAAGGAGAGGCACTCGGCTTAAGTGCAGATGAAATTGCATTCTACGATGCCCTCTCAAACCATGAAACTGCCAAAGCAGTCATGGGAGATGAGAAACTGAGAGCCATCGCTCACGAATTGACCAAAGCGATTAAGGAAAATATGACGATTGATTGGCATAAAAGAGAAAATGTTCAGGCCAAGATAAGAGTCACTGTTAGAAGGTTACTAAAAGAATATGGTTACCCACCTGATCTCCAACGAATGGCTGTTGAAAATGTTGTGGAACAGGCAGAACTGATGGCAAGTAACACTTAA
- a CDS encoding restriction endonuclease subunit S — MVYKFQNKIIDEVCTVTDCLHKTAPTVDYPTKYRMLRTNNIRNGKLQNIESTKSVTQDTYEKWSIRGYLETNDVILTREAPMGEVAIIRDNDKYQFFLGQRMLQLKAKENIIIPEFLYYSLQTKMLRHQIMINEGTGSVVSNLRIPLLKKMNIPVPSIDIQKKLTNILIDIDNKIETNNKLIANLEELSQVLFKRWFVDFEFPDENGNPYKSSGGAMIDSQHGKIPSTWKIVELKDIVSQKKNSFNPKKSSEESVIHFSLPAFDNGQIPSHDMTKDIKSNKWIIEDNCILFSKMNPNTMRVWLPNPEPDFLNVASTEFIVLKSPDELKNSFIYALCSSQKFSDYLVSNATGSTNSRQRVKPDKAMEFSMPLNPEIIDRLSKILNPMTKKILLLRKEIQSLTLLRDTLLPKLMSGEIELPDTLEVTEDAELLQRG, encoded by the coding sequence ATGGTATATAAATTTCAAAATAAAATAATTGATGAAGTTTGTACTGTCACTGATTGTCTGCACAAAACTGCTCCAACAGTGGATTATCCGACAAAATATAGAATGTTAAGAACAAATAATATTCGCAATGGTAAGCTGCAAAATATAGAAAGTACAAAATCAGTGACACAAGATACTTATGAAAAATGGAGTATAAGAGGTTATTTAGAAACAAACGATGTAATTTTAACTAGAGAAGCGCCTATGGGTGAAGTCGCAATAATAAGAGATAATGACAAGTACCAATTTTTCTTAGGGCAACGTATGTTACAACTGAAAGCTAAAGAGAATATAATCATTCCAGAGTTTCTATACTATAGTTTGCAAACAAAGATGTTAAGACATCAAATTATGATTAATGAAGGTACTGGATCAGTAGTAAGTAATTTGAGAATTCCTTTACTTAAAAAAATGAATATCCCAGTCCCCTCCATTGATATTCAAAAAAAACTTACAAATATATTAATTGATATAGACAATAAAATAGAAACCAACAACAAATTAATAGCAAACCTCGAAGAACTCTCCCAAGTCCTATTCAAGCGTTGGTTTGTGGATTTCGAATTTCCCGATGAAAATGGAAACCCTTATAAATCTAGTGGGGGCGCGATGATTGATAGTCAGCACGGAAAGATTCCCTCAACCTGGAAGATAGTAGAATTAAAAGATATTGTTTCTCAAAAAAAGAACTCATTTAATCCTAAAAAGTCTTCAGAAGAAAGTGTAATACATTTTAGCTTGCCAGCTTTTGATAATGGTCAAATTCCTTCCCATGATATGACAAAAGATATTAAAAGTAATAAATGGATTATAGAAGACAACTGTATCCTTTTTTCAAAAATGAACCCAAATACTATGAGAGTGTGGCTTCCTAATCCAGAACCGGATTTTTTAAATGTTGCATCTACTGAATTTATTGTCTTAAAAAGTCCTGATGAATTAAAAAATTCTTTTATTTATGCCTTATGTAGTAGCCAGAAGTTCTCCGATTACCTTGTCTCAAATGCCACAGGATCCACAAATAGTAGACAAAGGGTTAAACCTGATAAAGCAATGGAATTTTCAATGCCCTTAAATCCTGAAATAATAGACCGTTTATCTAAAATCTTAAATCCAATGACTAAAAAGATATTACTTCTTAGAAAGGAGATACAATCCCTAACTCTATTACGTGATACTCTACTCCCTAAACTTATGTCTGGGGAAATCGAACTCCCGGACACTCTGGAGGTGACAGAAGATGCAGAGCTTCTTCAACGAGGATGA
- a CDS encoding class I SAM-dependent DNA methyltransferase, with protein sequence MATIGYEEKLWQAADKLRGSMDAAEYKSVVLGLIFLKYVSDSFEEKYEELQEDEYADPEDKDEYMAENIFWVPKEARWSYINSNSKKPEIGQIIDKAMIAIEKENESLKGVLPKDFARPALDKDKLGGIIDLFTFKVGDAESRKQDVLGRVYEYFISKFASAEGKNAGEFYTPSSVVKLLVEMIEPYKGRIYDPCCGSGGMFVQSERFIEEHQGRLDDVAIYGQEYNLTTWKLAKMNLAIRGIDNDLGESHADTFHNDQHKGLKADYILANPPFNASDWGQERLLDDYRWQFGIPPKGNANYAWIQHIVSKLAPSGTAGFVLANGSMSTSSTAELEIRKNLIEEDLVECIVTLPGQLFYSTQIPVCLWFLTKNKEKNGKNERKNEILFIDARDIGHMVSRTLKEFSDEEINKVSNVFHAWRGTSDDKYEDLSGFCKVATIDEVRSHEYILTPGRYVGLADVEEDSEPFEQKMERITGELGEQFAKSKELEDKIRKSLEELGYGI encoded by the coding sequence ATGGCAACAATAGGTTACGAGGAAAAACTCTGGCAAGCGGCAGATAAGTTGAGGGGCAGCATGGATGCTGCTGAATATAAAAGCGTTGTACTTGGATTGATATTCCTGAAGTATGTATCCGATTCATTTGAAGAGAAGTATGAAGAATTGCAAGAAGATGAGTATGCTGACCCGGAGGATAAGGATGAATACATGGCTGAAAATATCTTCTGGGTGCCGAAAGAAGCACGCTGGTCCTACATAAACAGCAACTCCAAGAAACCAGAAATCGGACAGATTATAGACAAAGCCATGATTGCGATTGAGAAAGAGAATGAGTCGCTCAAAGGTGTTCTTCCGAAAGATTTTGCCCGCCCTGCACTCGACAAGGACAAGCTCGGTGGCATCATCGATCTCTTCACTTTCAAAGTAGGGGATGCGGAAAGTCGTAAACAGGATGTTCTTGGACGTGTATACGAATACTTCATCTCCAAGTTTGCCAGTGCAGAAGGTAAAAATGCCGGGGAGTTCTACACCCCGTCTTCTGTCGTTAAATTGCTCGTTGAAATGATTGAGCCCTATAAGGGTAGAATCTATGACCCGTGTTGTGGGTCAGGCGGCATGTTTGTACAGAGTGAACGTTTTATCGAAGAGCATCAAGGCCGTCTTGATGACGTCGCAATCTATGGCCAGGAGTATAATCTGACCACCTGGAAACTCGCCAAGATGAATCTCGCTATTCGAGGGATTGATAATGACCTGGGTGAGTCACATGCAGACACATTCCATAATGATCAGCATAAAGGGCTAAAAGCAGATTATATTCTGGCCAACCCACCGTTCAACGCCAGTGACTGGGGACAAGAGCGACTGCTCGATGATTATCGCTGGCAATTTGGGATTCCACCAAAAGGCAATGCCAACTATGCATGGATCCAACATATTGTTTCCAAGCTGGCACCAAGCGGCACTGCCGGGTTTGTCCTAGCGAATGGTTCTATGTCCACGAGTTCAACAGCAGAGCTGGAAATTCGCAAGAACTTGATTGAAGAGGATCTTGTCGAGTGCATTGTTACTCTACCAGGTCAGCTATTCTACTCCACGCAAATTCCTGTATGTCTCTGGTTCCTTACCAAAAATAAAGAAAAGAATGGTAAGAATGAACGGAAAAATGAAATTCTCTTCATTGATGCAAGAGATATTGGACATATGGTTTCTCGGACATTAAAAGAATTCTCCGATGAAGAAATCAACAAGGTTTCAAATGTCTTCCACGCATGGAGAGGTACAAGTGACGACAAATATGAAGACCTATCCGGATTCTGTAAAGTTGCTACGATCGATGAAGTGAGGAGTCACGAGTATATTTTGACACCTGGACGATATGTAGGGTTGGCAGATGTAGAAGAAGATAGCGAACCATTTGAACAGAAGATGGAACGCATCACTGGAGAGCTGGGAGAACAGTTTGCGAAATCCAAAGAACTTGAGGATAAAATCCGAAAGTCACTGGAGGAATTAGGATATGGTATATAA
- a CDS encoding cupin domain-containing protein, which yields MKRAEDIEIIPIKVENDGKIPNHPDFPLLIYKSVFEYGDDIPAILNSNGWSGEWLGSIHPFHHYHSNTHEVLAVKEGYATLQLGGEQGEVVETEKGDVIILPAGYGHKKIEASDDYANYGAYPGGVSFDMCYGKPEERPEKVKNIREVRMPEYDPVFSQDGLLFNYWTK from the coding sequence ATGAAACGTGCTGAAGACATTGAAATCATTCCAATAAAGGTCGAAAACGATGGCAAGATACCCAACCACCCCGACTTCCCCCTGCTGATCTATAAGAGCGTGTTTGAATATGGAGATGACATCCCTGCCATCCTCAACTCCAATGGCTGGTCCGGAGAATGGCTCGGCTCCATCCACCCTTTCCACCACTACCACAGCAACACTCATGAAGTGCTTGCGGTCAAGGAAGGATATGCCACACTGCAGCTTGGCGGTGAGCAAGGTGAAGTGGTAGAAACGGAGAAAGGCGATGTCATCATTCTTCCTGCCGGCTATGGACATAAGAAGATAGAGGCAAGTGACGATTATGCGAATTATGGCGCCTACCCAGGAGGTGTCAGTTTTGACATGTGCTATGGAAAACCGGAAGAACGGCCTGAGAAGGTAAAGAATATAAGGGAGGTACGGATGCCAGAATATGATCCTGTGTTTAGTCAGGATGGATTGTTGTTCAATTACTGGACAAAATAA
- a CDS encoding ArsA family ATPase, with protein MSIHTKKILFIGGKGGVGKSTSAAAIAWQLAKSGKKTLLVSTDPAHNLGHIFSRDIGGETVEIADNLHALEIDPEHETKKYIDSVKENIKGTVQSSMIEEVNRQLDTAQASPGADESALFDKLVSIILEEEGEYDHLVFDTAPTGHTIRLLTLPELMGVWIEGLLKKRQKTNENYTQLLNDGEPVEDPIYDVLLTRQNRFSRAREIMLESGKTGFIFVLNPERLPILETKKAVGLLDKYHLHVKTLIINKVLPDEADGTFLAQRREHEQRYLKEIEDTFTDQNLIRVPLLPHDITTIEELDRFSEYYEMD; from the coding sequence ATGAGCATTCATACAAAGAAGATCCTGTTCATCGGCGGTAAGGGCGGCGTGGGAAAATCCACATCCGCTGCCGCCATCGCATGGCAACTCGCAAAATCGGGGAAGAAGACGCTGCTCGTCTCGACCGATCCGGCCCATAACCTCGGGCATATCTTCTCGCGGGACATCGGCGGGGAAACAGTGGAAATTGCCGATAACCTCCATGCGCTTGAGATCGATCCGGAGCATGAGACGAAGAAGTACATCGACTCGGTGAAGGAGAACATCAAGGGCACCGTCCAGTCCAGCATGATCGAGGAGGTCAACCGCCAGCTCGATACCGCCCAGGCATCACCCGGTGCGGATGAATCGGCGCTGTTCGACAAGCTCGTCTCCATCATCCTCGAGGAGGAAGGCGAATACGACCATCTCGTCTTCGACACCGCCCCCACCGGCCATACCATCCGGCTGCTTACACTGCCGGAACTGATGGGCGTGTGGATCGAGGGGCTCTTGAAGAAGCGGCAGAAGACGAACGAGAACTATACCCAGCTCCTGAATGACGGGGAACCGGTTGAGGACCCGATCTATGACGTGCTGCTCACCCGGCAGAACCGCTTCTCACGGGCACGGGAAATCATGCTCGAGTCCGGCAAGACGGGTTTCATATTCGTCCTGAACCCGGAAAGGCTGCCGATACTTGAAACCAAGAAGGCTGTGGGCCTCCTCGACAAGTATCACCTGCATGTGAAGACACTCATCATCAATAAGGTGCTGCCCGATGAAGCCGACGGCACCTTCCTCGCACAGAGGCGGGAGCATGAACAACGGTACCTGAAGGAGATTGAAGACACCTTCACGGATCAGAACCTCATCCGGGTGCCCCTGCTCCCCCATGACATCACGACGATCGAGGAGCTAGACCGATTCAGTGAGTACTATGAGATGGACTGA
- a CDS encoding cory-CC-star protein encodes MLDNIKKLIRYYEEVLEMPHRTEVARELRDQDDLFLLLLYSEMIGIPNPVYYYTLELYPHIIEDFHDWHLRMGMDKSPLTGIRCC; translated from the coding sequence ATGCTCGACAATATCAAGAAGCTGATCCGGTACTACGAGGAAGTGCTCGAAATGCCACACCGTACGGAAGTCGCCAGGGAGCTGAGGGACCAGGATGATCTCTTCCTGCTCCTCCTCTACTCCGAGATGATCGGCATACCGAATCCGGTCTACTACTACACGCTGGAACTGTATCCGCACATCATCGAGGACTTCCACGACTGGCATCTCCGCATGGGGATGGACAAGTCGCCGTTGACCGGCATCCGCTGCTGCTGA
- a CDS encoding carbon starvation protein A, with protein sequence MNAILVAIIGLGVFVLGYRYYSKFIAERIYRLDPNYMTPAHKYKDGVDFVPTNKFVLWGHHFTSVAGAAPILGPAIAVYWGWLPAFLWVILGTVFAAGVHDFGTLAVSVRNKGQSIGTIAEKFIGRRGKILFLFIILTLVLMINAVFAWVIANLFITYPASVLPVFIQIPLAIWIGYAAYKKNMKMLVPSLIALAVMYFFAVITAEVSWLQIDLVSYMGGEEAAGLFGLGAVSTAFMIWIVILLIYVYIASTLPVWKLLQPRDFINSHQLTVGLLILYAGLLLTNPTINAPATNADADTSWLPLLFITVACGAISGFHGLVSSGTSSKQLDKETDARFVGYFGAVGEGILALISIIAVVTLFSSVDDFSATYSSFNEANATGLGNFVEGAAILAGGLGIPAAVATTIVSIIVVSFAATTLDTAVRLMRYIIAEIGTEYKVPSLTKKHVATSIAVVSTAALVLIPEGPNGFGSGGYLIWPLFGTSNQLLAGISLLLISIWLKRQGINYAVTLIPMIFLMFMTLYAMFVQVFFEWAWYADGSNLLLFVLGAIIFVFAIWIVITSIQALSGKFDDELEKHRNDE encoded by the coding sequence ATGAATGCCATACTCGTCGCAATCATCGGCCTCGGCGTCTTCGTCCTGGGCTACCGCTACTACTCCAAGTTCATCGCAGAACGCATCTACCGGCTCGATCCCAACTACATGACGCCTGCCCACAAGTACAAGGACGGCGTCGACTTCGTACCTACGAACAAATTCGTCCTCTGGGGCCACCACTTCACATCCGTCGCGGGGGCGGCACCGATCCTCGGGCCTGCCATCGCCGTCTACTGGGGCTGGCTGCCGGCCTTCCTGTGGGTCATCCTCGGGACCGTATTCGCCGCCGGGGTCCACGACTTCGGTACACTCGCAGTATCCGTCAGGAATAAAGGCCAGTCGATCGGTACGATCGCAGAGAAGTTCATCGGCCGGCGCGGGAAGATCCTGTTCCTGTTCATCATCTTGACACTCGTGCTGATGATCAATGCGGTATTCGCCTGGGTCATCGCGAACCTGTTCATTACATACCCGGCAAGCGTCCTGCCCGTCTTCATCCAGATTCCACTCGCGATATGGATCGGGTATGCGGCATACAAGAAGAACATGAAGATGCTCGTCCCGTCACTGATTGCGCTTGCGGTCATGTACTTCTTCGCCGTCATCACGGCGGAAGTATCCTGGCTGCAGATCGACCTCGTGTCCTATATGGGCGGTGAGGAGGCTGCGGGACTGTTCGGCCTCGGTGCCGTATCGACGGCCTTCATGATCTGGATCGTCATCCTGCTCATCTATGTCTATATCGCATCGACCCTGCCGGTATGGAAGCTGCTCCAGCCACGGGATTTCATCAACTCCCACCAGCTGACCGTCGGACTGCTCATCCTGTATGCAGGTCTGCTTCTGACGAATCCGACGATCAATGCACCGGCGACGAACGCCGATGCGGACACATCCTGGCTGCCGTTGCTCTTCATCACGGTTGCCTGTGGTGCGATCTCCGGTTTCCACGGACTCGTATCTTCGGGTACCTCATCCAAGCAACTGGATAAGGAAACGGATGCCCGCTTCGTCGGCTACTTCGGTGCCGTCGGCGAGGGGATCCTTGCACTCATCTCCATCATCGCCGTCGTAACGCTGTTCAGCAGTGTGGATGACTTCTCTGCCACCTACTCGAGCTTCAATGAAGCCAATGCAACCGGCCTCGGCAACTTCGTCGAAGGGGCTGCGATTCTTGCCGGTGGCCTCGGCATCCCGGCGGCTGTCGCGACAACGATCGTATCCATCATCGTCGTCAGCTTCGCTGCCACGACGCTCGATACGGCAGTCCGACTCATGCGCTACATCATTGCCGAAATCGGCACTGAATATAAAGTACCGTCACTCACGAAGAAGCATGTGGCAACAAGCATCGCCGTTGTTTCCACTGCTGCACTTGTACTGATTCCGGAAGGTCCGAACGGATTCGGTTCCGGCGGCTATCTCATCTGGCCGCTGTTCGGTACATCCAACCAGCTGCTTGCGGGCATCAGTCTGCTGCTGATTTCCATCTGGCTGAAGCGCCAAGGCATCAACTATGCCGTCACGCTCATCCCGATGATCTTCCTGATGTTCATGACGCTTTATGCCATGTTCGTCCAGGTGTTCTTCGAATGGGCCTGGTACGCCGACGGCTCCAACCTGCTGCTGTTTGTACTCGGTGCCATCATCTTCGTCTTCGCCATCTGGATCGTCATCACTTCCATCCAGGCGCTCTCCGGCAAGTTCGATGATGAACTCGAGAAGCACCGCAATGACGAGTAA